From Echinicola jeungdonensis, the proteins below share one genomic window:
- a CDS encoding DUF4837 family protein, with translation MSFQKTIAWVLCILSAGLLYSCDQAQRGSNSNKPPARGGRGEIVLVIDSLKFQGEVKEALLEVFQEDIPGLVREESLYDLRRVDPRAMTRILRMAYNIVYVTTFDDKNPGSQSINAQFSKKSKEQAAKNDSLFMIRNEDEFARGQEVIYLFGNNEKELIENLRKNKSKIQNLFEVRERNRLGEVLFNRTNGKLAAKGEELFNLELKIPPSYQFVKEGENFLWARQPTPTTQRADISLIFYETEYKSEEQLFPENIIKLRDEILKTRVFGDPNNPESFVKTEKQVPPAFRNLKIDGQYAVEMRGQWKTNNVSMGGSFISYVTVNPDNSKLYFMEGFVFYPNEKHKSALWEIETILMGTNFIENPEK, from the coding sequence ATGTCCTTTCAAAAAACCATTGCTTGGGTACTCTGCATCCTATCTGCAGGTTTACTATATAGCTGCGATCAAGCTCAACGGGGATCAAACTCCAATAAACCTCCTGCCCGGGGCGGAAGAGGGGAAATAGTTTTGGTTATTGATTCCTTAAAATTTCAGGGTGAGGTTAAAGAGGCCCTTCTGGAAGTTTTCCAGGAGGATATCCCAGGTTTGGTTCGGGAAGAGAGTCTATATGACTTGAGGAGAGTGGACCCCAGGGCCATGACCAGGATATTAAGGATGGCATACAATATTGTATATGTCACCACATTTGATGACAAAAACCCCGGAAGCCAATCCATTAACGCCCAGTTTAGCAAAAAATCAAAAGAACAAGCGGCTAAAAATGATTCCTTGTTTATGATAAGAAATGAGGATGAATTTGCCAGAGGGCAAGAGGTAATTTATCTCTTTGGCAATAATGAAAAAGAACTGATCGAAAATTTAAGGAAAAATAAATCCAAGATCCAAAATCTTTTTGAGGTGAGAGAGAGGAACAGACTTGGCGAAGTATTGTTTAATAGGACAAATGGAAAATTAGCGGCTAAGGGCGAGGAGCTTTTTAATCTTGAACTAAAAATCCCCCCCTCCTATCAGTTTGTAAAAGAGGGAGAAAATTTCCTTTGGGCCAGGCAACCTACCCCTACCACGCAAAGAGCAGATATCAGTTTAATTTTTTATGAAACTGAATATAAATCTGAAGAACAGTTATTTCCGGAAAACATCATCAAATTAAGGGATGAGATTCTTAAAACCAGGGTTTTTGGAGACCCCAACAATCCTGAATCCTTTGTAAAAACGGAAAAACAGGTCCCCCCGGCTTTCCGCAATTTAAAGATAGACGGCCAATACGCTGTAGAAATGAGAGGCCAATGGAAAACCAATAATGTGTCAATGGGTGGCTCCTTTATTTCTTATGTGACCGTTAACCCGGATAATAGTAAGCTTTATTTTATGGAGGGTTTTGTATTTTACCCCAATGAAAAACATAAATCCGCATTGTGGGAAATTGAAACCATCCTGATGGGGACTAATTTTATTGAAAACCCTGAAAAATAA